Proteins from a genomic interval of Xanthomonas sp. AM6:
- a CDS encoding alpha/beta fold hydrolase — MSSRLRLLLVLCASLCLAACCVAAGTSTSLSDRLVAPGGVSPLMDEERIQGLLATLPNRSGHVLTPGGIPIFWRAIDPGDYRMRYRYERAGRDASGHERADFAMDVAAPQPGPHAAPRGTVVLLHGWMMDGDSLLPWSLDLAQAGYRSISIDLRNHGRSGGGPAGYGTRESDDVAAVIRALRARGEVQGPLYLFGVSYGAATALFTAQKLGGEVDGVVAMESFANAGRGIRDMIPHMLASRPQGLMASAAMDLARWRYAGQNLDAVIGNASQRLALNLDQVDVTVAARAAPACVLLLHGSADQHIPVAHGRLLALDAPRAHYLEMPGENHISLPMRLDLLAPTVEDWFADLPAQRHDGHCPSPLAPRVDAAQQLTGAPAASASRS, encoded by the coding sequence ATGTCGTCGCGCCTGCGTCTCCTGCTCGTCCTCTGCGCCAGCCTGTGCCTGGCGGCCTGCTGCGTGGCCGCAGGCACCTCCACCTCGCTCAGCGACCGCCTGGTCGCGCCGGGCGGCGTGTCGCCGCTGATGGACGAAGAACGCATCCAGGGCCTGCTGGCGACGCTGCCCAACCGCAGCGGGCACGTGCTCACCCCCGGCGGCATCCCGATCTTCTGGCGCGCGATCGACCCGGGCGACTACCGCATGCGCTACCGCTACGAGCGCGCCGGCCGCGACGCCAGCGGCCACGAGCGCGCCGATTTCGCGATGGACGTGGCCGCGCCGCAGCCCGGCCCGCACGCCGCCCCGCGCGGCACCGTGGTGCTGCTGCACGGCTGGATGATGGACGGCGATTCGCTGCTGCCCTGGTCGCTGGACCTGGCCCAGGCCGGCTACCGCAGCATCAGCATCGACCTGCGCAACCACGGCCGCTCCGGCGGCGGCCCGGCCGGCTACGGCACCCGCGAGTCCGACGACGTGGCGGCGGTGATCCGCGCGCTGCGCGCGCGCGGCGAGGTGCAGGGCCCGCTGTACCTGTTCGGCGTGTCCTACGGCGCCGCCACCGCGCTGTTCACCGCGCAGAAGCTGGGCGGCGAGGTCGATGGCGTGGTCGCGATGGAATCCTTCGCCAATGCCGGGCGCGGCATCCGCGACATGATCCCGCACATGCTGGCCAGCCGCCCGCAGGGCCTGATGGCCAGCGCGGCGATGGACCTGGCGCGCTGGCGCTACGCCGGGCAGAACCTGGATGCGGTCATCGGCAACGCCAGCCAGCGCCTGGCGCTGAACCTGGACCAGGTCGACGTGACCGTCGCCGCACGCGCCGCCCCGGCCTGCGTGCTGCTGCTGCACGGCAGCGCCGACCAGCACATCCCGGTCGCGCACGGCCGCCTGCTGGCGCTGGACGCGCCGCGCGCGCACTACCTGGAGATGCCCGGCGAGAACCACATCAGCCTGCCGATGCGGCTGGACCTGCTGGCGCCGACCGTGGAGGACTGGTTCGCCGACCTGCCGGCGCAACGCCACGACGGCCACTGCCCGTCGCCGCTGGCGCCGCGCGTGGACGCCGCCCAGCAGCTGACCGGCGCCCCGGCCGCGAGCGCCAGCCGGAGCTGA